In one Niallia taxi genomic region, the following are encoded:
- a CDS encoding dihydroorotate dehydrogenase electron transfer subunit: protein MIKNEKCTVVSHKEIAENIMELTLKGELVHEMNGPGQFVHVKVADGFDPLLRRPISISKINHDNSTFTMIYRAEGKGTKALAQKQAHELVDVLGPLGNGFPVNEARQGETALLVGGGIGVPPLYELAHQLTAKGVNVVIVLGFQTASAAFYEEKFAQFGATFVATVDGTMGAKGFVTDIIEQENLKYDVLYTCGPTPMLRNLEKNFAGERAYISLEERMGCGIGACFACVCHTQDDPTGISYKKICTDGPVFRAGEVVI from the coding sequence ATGATCAAAAATGAAAAATGCACCGTGGTTTCACATAAAGAAATAGCAGAAAACATTATGGAGCTCACCCTTAAAGGTGAGCTTGTTCATGAAATGAACGGCCCAGGTCAATTTGTGCATGTTAAGGTTGCAGACGGTTTTGACCCATTGCTAAGAAGACCTATAAGCATTTCGAAAATAAACCATGACAATAGCACCTTCACAATGATTTACAGAGCGGAAGGAAAAGGAACGAAAGCGTTGGCGCAAAAACAAGCACATGAGCTTGTGGATGTGCTTGGACCACTTGGGAACGGCTTTCCTGTTAATGAAGCTAGACAAGGTGAAACGGCATTGCTTGTCGGCGGCGGCATCGGTGTTCCACCACTATATGAGCTTGCCCATCAATTGACTGCAAAAGGCGTTAACGTTGTCATTGTACTTGGGTTTCAAACAGCATCAGCAGCATTTTATGAAGAGAAGTTTGCCCAATTTGGTGCAACCTTTGTCGCAACAGTAGATGGGACAATGGGAGCAAAAGGGTTTGTCACAGATATAATTGAACAAGAGAATCTCAAGTATGATGTTCTTTACACATGTGGCCCTACACCAATGCTACGAAATCTTGAAAAGAATTTTGCTGGAGAAAGAGCCTATATTTCCTTAGAGGAGCGGATGGGCTGCGGTATTGGTGCATGCTTTGCGTGTGTATGTCATACACAGGATGATCCTACAGGTATCTCCTACAAAAAGATTTGTACAGATGGCCCAGTATTCAGAGCAGGGGAGGTAGTCATATGA
- the carB gene encoding carbamoyl-phosphate synthase large subunit produces the protein MSKRKDINSILVIGSGPIIIGQAAEFDYAGTQACIALKEEGYRVILVNSNPATIMTDTEMADSVYIEPLTLEFVSRIIRKERPDAILPTLGGQTGLNLAVELSEAGVLEECGVEVLGTKLSAIQQAEDRDLFRTLMNELGEPVPDSEIIHNMDEAKAFVEQIGYPVIVRPAFTLGGTGGGICHNDDELNEIVTSGLKNSPVTQCLLEKSIAGFKEIEYEVMRDSNDNAIVVCNMENIDPVGIHTGDSIVVAPSQTLSDREYQMLRNTSLKIIRALKIEGGCNVQLALDPDSFQYYIIEVNPRVSRSSALASKATGYPIAKLAAKIAVGLTLDEMMNPVTGKTYASFEPALDYVVSKIPRFPFDKFESAKRNLGTQMKATGEVMAIGRTFEESLLKAIRSLEAKVYHFALNDGENVSDELLEKRIRVAGDERLFYVAEAMNRGVSIETIHDWSKIDLFFLHKLEGIVKLEKELADHPFDLEYAKTAKEKGFADIQLAKLWNSTELEIYNWRKDNKLVPVYKMVDTCAAEFESETPYYYGTYEDENESVVTDKKSIVVLGSGPIRIGQGIEFDYATVHSVWAIKEAGLEAIIINNNPETVSTDFSVSDKLYFEPLTIEDVMHIIDLEKPEGVVVQFGGQTAINLAAELANRGVKILGTSLEDLDRAEDRDKFESSLHALGIPQPEGKTALTVEEAVMVAASIGYPVLVRPSYVLGGRAMQIVYKEEELIPYMEKAVIASPGQPILIDRYLTGKEIEVDAICDGVDVVIPGIMEHIERAGVHSGDSIAVYPPQSLSAEIKQTLIDYTTRLAKGLNIVGLLNIQYVVSKGEVFVLEVNPRSSRTVPFLSKITNVPMAKIATKVILGNSLKEQGYTSGLVEEQQGVFVKVPVFSFAKLRRVDITLGPEMKSTGEVMGKDVTLEKALYKGLVASGMKIQTFGTVLLTIGDKDKEEALLLAKRFVNIGYSLMATSGTAEFLQDNHIPVKVVDKIGGEGTTLIDVIRNGQAQFVINTFSKGSQPARDGFRIRRESVENGIPCLTSLDTAEAILRVVESMTFSAEAMTPAGKQMEAVLA, from the coding sequence ATGTCAAAGCGTAAAGATATTAACAGCATACTAGTAATAGGATCAGGTCCGATCATTATCGGTCAGGCAGCAGAATTTGACTATGCCGGAACCCAAGCATGTATAGCACTTAAAGAAGAAGGATATCGTGTTATCCTAGTTAACTCCAATCCAGCAACGATTATGACAGATACAGAAATGGCTGACAGTGTATATATTGAACCACTGACATTGGAATTCGTTAGCAGAATCATTCGCAAGGAAAGACCAGATGCAATATTGCCGACACTTGGTGGTCAAACAGGCTTGAACCTTGCTGTCGAGTTATCAGAGGCAGGCGTCCTTGAAGAATGCGGTGTGGAAGTGCTTGGAACAAAGCTTTCCGCTATCCAACAAGCAGAAGACAGAGATTTGTTCCGCACCTTGATGAATGAGCTAGGAGAACCAGTACCAGACAGCGAAATTATTCATAACATGGACGAAGCAAAAGCGTTTGTGGAACAAATCGGTTATCCAGTTATCGTCCGCCCTGCCTTTACATTAGGAGGAACAGGCGGAGGCATCTGCCATAATGATGACGAGTTAAATGAAATCGTCACAAGCGGTTTAAAGAACAGCCCTGTAACACAATGTCTTCTTGAAAAAAGCATTGCCGGCTTTAAAGAAATTGAATACGAAGTAATGCGTGACAGCAATGATAATGCGATAGTCGTTTGTAATATGGAAAACATCGACCCTGTCGGCATTCATACTGGTGACAGCATCGTTGTTGCGCCAAGCCAAACGCTGAGCGATAGAGAATATCAAATGCTGCGCAACACATCATTGAAGATCATCCGTGCCCTTAAAATCGAAGGTGGCTGCAATGTTCAGCTTGCACTTGATCCAGACAGCTTCCAATACTATATTATTGAAGTAAACCCAAGGGTGAGCCGTTCCTCTGCACTTGCCAGCAAAGCAACAGGCTATCCAATTGCAAAGCTTGCAGCGAAAATTGCTGTTGGGTTAACACTTGATGAAATGATGAACCCAGTAACAGGCAAAACATATGCAAGCTTTGAGCCTGCACTTGATTATGTTGTCAGCAAAATCCCACGCTTTCCGTTTGATAAGTTTGAATCTGCCAAAAGAAATCTAGGCACGCAAATGAAAGCGACTGGAGAGGTAATGGCAATTGGAAGAACATTCGAGGAATCACTTCTTAAAGCAATCCGTTCATTAGAAGCAAAGGTTTACCACTTTGCATTAAACGATGGCGAAAATGTCAGTGATGAATTATTAGAAAAAAGAATTCGTGTCGCAGGAGACGAAAGATTATTTTATGTAGCAGAAGCAATGAACAGAGGGGTGTCCATTGAGACAATCCATGACTGGAGCAAAATTGACCTGTTCTTCCTGCACAAGCTTGAAGGCATCGTCAAGTTGGAAAAAGAGCTTGCAGATCATCCGTTTGATTTAGAATATGCAAAAACAGCTAAGGAGAAAGGCTTTGCCGACATCCAGCTCGCTAAATTATGGAACAGTACTGAGCTTGAAATATATAACTGGAGAAAAGACAACAAGCTTGTCCCAGTTTACAAAATGGTGGACACTTGTGCTGCTGAATTTGAATCGGAAACACCATATTACTATGGAACGTATGAGGATGAAAATGAATCTGTTGTGACAGACAAGAAAAGCATTGTTGTTCTTGGTTCTGGTCCAATTCGCATCGGCCAAGGAATCGAGTTTGACTATGCGACAGTTCACTCTGTCTGGGCCATCAAGGAAGCAGGGCTTGAAGCGATTATTATCAACAACAACCCAGAAACGGTTTCAACAGACTTTAGTGTATCAGATAAATTATACTTTGAGCCGCTGACAATAGAAGACGTCATGCATATCATCGATTTAGAGAAACCAGAAGGGGTTGTCGTGCAATTCGGCGGACAAACGGCAATCAACTTGGCAGCAGAGCTTGCAAACAGAGGGGTTAAAATTCTTGGTACGTCTTTAGAAGACTTAGACAGAGCAGAAGACAGAGATAAATTTGAGTCAAGCCTGCATGCACTGGGCATTCCTCAGCCTGAAGGGAAAACAGCCTTAACAGTAGAAGAGGCGGTAATGGTTGCAGCTTCGATCGGCTATCCGGTTCTTGTACGTCCATCGTATGTACTAGGCGGAAGAGCGATGCAAATCGTTTATAAAGAAGAAGAACTGATTCCATATATGGAAAAAGCAGTTATCGCAAGTCCTGGTCAACCAATCCTGATTGACAGATATTTAACAGGCAAGGAAATCGAAGTAGATGCAATATGTGACGGTGTAGACGTAGTGATTCCAGGCATCATGGAGCATATTGAAAGAGCAGGAGTTCACTCCGGTGATTCGATTGCCGTCTATCCGCCGCAAAGCTTGTCAGCAGAAATTAAGCAAACACTAATTGACTATACAACAAGATTGGCAAAAGGCTTAAATATTGTTGGACTACTGAACATCCAGTATGTTGTCTCAAAAGGCGAAGTGTTTGTGCTGGAAGTGAATCCGCGCTCAAGCAGAACGGTTCCTTTCTTAAGTAAAATTACGAATGTCCCAATGGCGAAAATCGCTACAAAGGTGATTTTGGGGAATAGCTTGAAAGAACAAGGCTACACATCAGGACTTGTAGAGGAACAGCAAGGTGTGTTTGTAAAGGTTCCTGTATTCTCCTTTGCCAAGCTGCGCCGTGTGGATATAACACTCGGTCCTGAAATGAAGTCAACAGGAGAGGTAATGGGTAAGGATGTTACGTTGGAAAAAGCTTTGTATAAAGGATTGGTTGCTTCAGGAATGAAGATCCAGACATTTGGAACAGTTCTTCTGACAATCGGTGACAAGGACAAAGAAGAAGCATTGCTGCTTGCGAAGCGGTTTGTTAATATCGGCTACAGCCTTATGGCAACGAGCGGAACAGCAGAATTTTTGCAAGACAATCATATCCCTGTAAAAGTGGTAGATAAAATCGGCGGCGAAGGCACAACATTAATTGATGTCATCCGCAATGGCCAAGCACAATTTGTTATCAATACATTCTCAAAAGGAAGCCAGCCTGCACGCGACGGCTTCAGAATCAGAAGGGAATCCGTTGAAAATGGAATTCCATGCTTAACATCCCTTGATACAGCAGAAGCAATTCTTCGAGTAGTAGAATCAATGACATTCTCTGCAGAAGCAATGACACCAGCAGGCAAACAAATGGAGGCGGTCCTTGCATGA
- a CDS encoding carbamoyl phosphate synthase small subunit, protein MKKQLILEDGTVFIGQGFGAESNSIGEVVFNTGMTGYQEILSDPSYCGQIVTLTYPLVGNYGINRDDFESIAPAINGFIVKEVCDFPSNWRNELSLDEFFKQKNIPGLAGIDTRKLTRIIRKYGTLKGAICSIEENVADVIKQLQTSVLPTNQVQQVSTKKAYPSPGRGKRVVLVDYGMKHGILRELNQRDCDVIVVPYNATAEEILSLSPDGVMLSNGPGDPKDVPEAIEAIKGIIGKVPLFGICLGHQLFALASGANTEKMKFGHRGSNHPVKDLLTGKVSLTSQNHGYTVEEKSIEQTDLEVTHLALNDGTIEGLQHKQYPAFTVQYHPEASPGPEDANYLFDRFMSMILTHKEDGAAYVKA, encoded by the coding sequence ATGAAAAAACAACTGATTCTCGAAGATGGTACAGTATTTATTGGGCAAGGATTTGGAGCAGAATCCAATTCGATTGGAGAGGTAGTCTTTAATACAGGGATGACTGGCTACCAGGAAATTTTGTCAGACCCGTCATACTGCGGTCAAATTGTCACATTGACATACCCACTAGTCGGCAACTACGGAATCAACCGTGATGACTTTGAATCCATTGCACCAGCAATCAACGGTTTCATTGTGAAGGAAGTGTGTGATTTCCCTTCAAACTGGAGAAATGAACTGTCACTGGATGAGTTTTTTAAACAAAAGAACATTCCAGGACTTGCAGGAATTGATACGAGAAAATTAACAAGAATTATCCGTAAGTACGGAACATTAAAAGGCGCAATTTGCAGCATCGAGGAAAATGTAGCAGATGTTATCAAGCAACTGCAAACATCCGTCTTACCAACAAATCAGGTGCAGCAGGTTTCTACTAAAAAAGCTTATCCGAGCCCAGGCCGTGGCAAACGTGTTGTGCTTGTAGATTATGGCATGAAGCACGGAATTCTGAGAGAGTTAAATCAGCGTGACTGTGATGTCATTGTTGTTCCATATAATGCAACTGCAGAGGAAATATTGTCTTTAAGTCCAGACGGGGTAATGCTTTCTAACGGCCCTGGAGATCCAAAGGATGTGCCAGAGGCAATTGAAGCGATTAAAGGGATTATCGGCAAGGTGCCACTGTTTGGAATATGCTTAGGCCATCAGCTGTTTGCACTTGCAAGTGGTGCTAACACAGAAAAAATGAAGTTTGGGCACAGAGGCTCAAACCACCCTGTTAAAGATTTGCTGACAGGCAAGGTTTCCTTAACATCACAAAACCACGGCTACACAGTGGAAGAAAAATCTATTGAACAGACAGACTTGGAAGTTACTCATCTAGCATTAAACGACGGAACAATTGAAGGGTTGCAGCATAAACAGTACCCAGCCTTCACCGTACAATATCATCCAGAGGCATCACCAGGTCCAGAAGATGCTAACTATTTATTTGATCGATTCATGTCCATGATTTTAACTCATAAAGAGGATGGTGCCGCATATGTCAAAGCGTAA
- a CDS encoding dihydroorotase: MSMIIKNGQLLNEKGEFITQDILIEDGVIVEIAPKLETAADEIIDANGKLVAPGFIDVHVHLREPGGEKKETIATGTMAAARGGFTTIANMPNTRPVPDTVENFQSLMNRIKETANVHVRPYAAITIRQLGADITDFKALKELGAFAFTDDGVGIQEAGKMLEAMKLAASLDMAIVAHCEDNSLINKGSVHEGEFSKANNLNGIPSVCESVHIARDVLLAEAAGCHYHVCHISTKESVRVVRDAKRAGINVTAEVSPHHLLLCDEDIPGIDTNYKMNPPLRGKEDRAALIEGLLDGTIDFIATDHAPHTAEEKAQLIELAPFGIVGSETAFPLLYTNFVKKGIISLQQLISFLTNKPAETFKLNTGTLAVGKVADIVIVDLEDNETINPENFLSKGRNTPFAGYVCQGWPVTTIVAGKIAWRKESVHA; this comes from the coding sequence ATGTCAATGATTATCAAAAATGGCCAGTTGCTTAATGAAAAAGGGGAATTTATTACACAGGATATTCTAATTGAAGACGGAGTTATCGTAGAAATAGCACCAAAATTGGAGACGGCAGCAGACGAAATCATTGATGCGAACGGAAAGTTGGTTGCACCAGGCTTCATAGATGTTCATGTACATTTGCGCGAGCCTGGCGGAGAGAAGAAGGAAACAATCGCAACAGGAACAATGGCTGCTGCTAGAGGCGGATTCACAACAATCGCTAATATGCCAAACACTCGTCCAGTTCCTGATACAGTTGAAAACTTCCAAAGCTTGATGAACCGCATTAAAGAGACAGCGAATGTTCATGTTCGCCCATATGCAGCGATTACAATCAGACAATTAGGTGCAGACATAACAGATTTTAAAGCATTAAAGGAACTAGGAGCATTTGCATTCACAGATGACGGTGTAGGGATCCAAGAAGCAGGAAAAATGCTTGAAGCAATGAAGCTTGCAGCAAGCCTTGATATGGCAATTGTAGCTCACTGTGAGGACAACTCACTTATCAATAAAGGATCTGTCCATGAGGGAGAATTTTCTAAAGCAAATAACCTAAATGGAATTCCATCTGTCTGTGAATCTGTACATATAGCAAGGGATGTTTTACTTGCAGAGGCAGCAGGCTGTCATTACCATGTTTGCCATATCAGCACAAAAGAATCAGTCCGTGTAGTAAGAGATGCGAAAAGAGCGGGAATCAATGTGACTGCAGAGGTTTCACCACACCATTTATTACTATGTGACGAGGACATCCCTGGAATCGATACAAATTATAAAATGAATCCGCCGCTTAGAGGCAAAGAAGACAGAGCGGCGTTAATAGAAGGCTTGCTGGATGGGACGATTGATTTCATCGCAACAGACCATGCCCCGCATACAGCAGAAGAAAAGGCACAGCTGATTGAACTTGCACCGTTTGGCATTGTCGGATCAGAAACAGCCTTTCCGCTTTTATATACTAACTTTGTAAAAAAAGGAATTATTAGCTTGCAGCAGCTTATCAGCTTCCTTACAAATAAACCAGCAGAAACATTTAAGCTGAATACAGGCACACTTGCTGTCGGAAAAGTAGCAGATATCGTAATTGTTGATTTAGAAGATAATGAAACTATCAATCCAGAAAACTTCTTATCTAAAGGAAGAAACACCCCATTTGCAGGATATGTTTGTCAAGGTTGGCCTGTAACAACAATTGTAGCTGGAAAAATCGCTTGGAGAAAGGAAAGTGTACACGCATGA
- a CDS encoding aspartate carbamoyltransferase catalytic subunit, with amino-acid sequence MENLLTTSELSVPEIQEILKCAQAFAEGKEWKPERQLFLANLFFEPSTRTKCSFEVAERKLGLEVIPFETTTSSVVKGETLYDTIRTLESIGVNGVVIRHKEDNYFQELIGKIKIPVINAGDGCGNHPTQSLLDLLTIKQEFQSFQGLKISIIGDIRHSRVARSNADALTRLGANVVFSGPKEWFDDSMLQEANYEDVDTAIETSDVVMLLRIQHERHDGSTSWTSEEYHQMYGLTIERERRMKPGSIIMHPAPVNRDVEIADELVECERSRIFKQMENGVFIRMAVLKRSLQSVEGGNVHVNDYQKWPVA; translated from the coding sequence ATGGAAAACTTATTAACAACCTCGGAGCTTAGCGTGCCGGAAATACAGGAAATACTGAAATGCGCACAGGCATTTGCAGAGGGAAAGGAATGGAAGCCAGAAAGGCAGCTGTTTTTAGCAAATTTGTTCTTTGAACCAAGCACAAGAACGAAATGTAGCTTTGAAGTAGCTGAAAGGAAGCTGGGACTTGAAGTCATTCCATTTGAAACGACTACCTCAAGTGTTGTTAAAGGAGAAACATTATATGATACCATCCGAACATTGGAAAGCATTGGCGTAAATGGTGTCGTGATTCGCCATAAGGAAGATAATTACTTTCAAGAACTAATCGGCAAAATCAAAATCCCTGTCATTAATGCAGGAGACGGATGCGGAAATCACCCGACACAATCATTGCTCGACCTTTTGACAATTAAACAGGAATTTCAATCCTTCCAAGGCTTAAAAATAAGCATTATAGGAGATATCCGGCACAGCCGTGTTGCCAGATCAAATGCAGATGCGCTCACAAGGCTTGGTGCAAATGTAGTCTTTTCAGGTCCTAAAGAGTGGTTTGACGACAGCATGCTGCAGGAAGCAAACTACGAGGATGTTGATACAGCGATTGAAACATCTGATGTTGTCATGCTCCTGCGAATTCAGCATGAAAGGCATGATGGCAGTACATCATGGACCAGTGAAGAATACCACCAAATGTATGGATTGACGATAGAAAGAGAACGACGCATGAAACCAGGCAGCATCATTATGCACCCTGCCCCTGTTAACAGGGATGTAGAAATTGCCGACGAATTAGTGGAATGCGAACGGTCGAGAATTTTTAAACAGATGGAAAACGGAGTATTTATCCGCATGGCAGTATTAAAAAGATCTTTACAATCAGTTGAGGGAGGAAATGTACATGTCAATGATTATCAAAAATGGCCAGTTGCTTAA
- a CDS encoding solute carrier family 23 protein, with protein sequence MNQTKPILGLKDKPNASQWITLSLQHLFAMFGSTVLVPYLIGLSPAIALISSGLGTLAFLLITKFKVPAYLGSSFAFIAPMIAAQKLGGPAAAMIGTFIAGLVYGIVALIIKKAGYRWIMNLLPPIVVGPVIMVIGLALAGTAVGQAMYENNGTPDQHYSLLYLSVALVTLLATILFTIFGKGVFSFIPILAGIIVGYLYALLVGVVDFQGVIDAKWIAMPDFILPFRDYDLTLDTAILALFVPVAIVTLAEHIGHQLVLSKVVGKDYIKDPGLHRSILGDGSATLISSLIGGPPKTTYGENIGVLAITRVYSVYVLAGAAVFAILFGFIGKITALIQSIPTPVMGGVSILLFGIIASSGLRILVEAKMDFSKNRNLVIASVILVTGIGGASIHIGSDFKLEGMALAAILGIILNFVLPGRDKATDDLFEEEAVDETK encoded by the coding sequence ATGAATCAAACAAAGCCAATACTCGGTCTAAAAGACAAACCAAACGCATCCCAATGGATAACATTAAGCTTACAGCACTTATTCGCCATGTTTGGATCAACAGTACTAGTTCCATACTTAATTGGATTAAGTCCAGCTATCGCTTTAATCTCAAGCGGATTAGGAACACTAGCATTCCTTCTTATAACAAAATTTAAGGTTCCTGCTTATTTAGGCTCATCCTTTGCCTTTATTGCACCGATGATTGCGGCACAAAAGCTTGGCGGACCGGCAGCAGCGATGATCGGAACATTCATCGCAGGTCTTGTATACGGAATTGTCGCATTGATTATTAAAAAAGCCGGCTACCGTTGGATTATGAACCTGCTTCCGCCGATTGTTGTCGGACCAGTAATCATGGTTATCGGGCTAGCACTAGCTGGAACAGCAGTTGGCCAGGCGATGTATGAAAATAACGGAACACCAGATCAACACTACAGCCTTTTGTACTTATCAGTAGCATTAGTCACATTGCTTGCAACAATCCTATTCACTATTTTCGGTAAGGGAGTGTTCAGCTTCATTCCGATTCTTGCAGGGATTATCGTTGGCTACCTGTACGCATTACTAGTAGGTGTTGTTGATTTCCAAGGTGTTATTGATGCAAAATGGATCGCAATGCCGGATTTCATTCTTCCTTTCAGAGATTATGATTTAACATTAGATACCGCCATACTGGCATTGTTCGTGCCGGTTGCCATTGTAACACTTGCTGAGCATATCGGTCACCAGCTTGTATTAAGTAAAGTAGTAGGAAAAGATTATATTAAAGACCCAGGACTTCATCGCAGTATTTTAGGTGACGGAAGTGCAACACTAATCTCCTCCCTAATCGGTGGACCGCCAAAAACAACTTACGGTGAAAACATTGGGGTTTTGGCAATTACGAGAGTATACAGTGTGTATGTTCTTGCAGGAGCAGCAGTGTTTGCAATCCTGTTCGGATTCATCGGTAAGATCACTGCCCTAATACAATCGATTCCAACACCAGTAATGGGCGGAGTATCCATCCTGTTGTTCGGTATCATCGCATCTTCTGGCTTAAGAATCTTAGTCGAAGCAAAAATGGATTTCTCAAAAAATCGCAACCTTGTGATTGCATCCGTTATCTTAGTTACAGGGATTGGCGGAGCATCCATTCATATCGGTTCAGACTTTAAACTAGAGGGAATGGCACTTGCAGCAATCCTTGGGATTATCCTGAACTTTGTACTACCAGGAAGAGACAAGGCGACAGACGACTTATTTGAAGAAGAAGCAGTAGACGAAACTAAATAA
- the pyrR gene encoding bifunctional pyr operon transcriptional regulator/uracil phosphoribosyltransferase PyrR — protein MSQKALVLDDQAIRRALTRVAHEIIEKNKGIENCVLVGIRTRGIYIANRLAEKISQIEGKSITVGELDITLYRDDLSKKTENQEPLVKGSDIPTSIEDLKVILVDDVLYTGRTVRAAMDALMDVGRPASIQLAVLVDRGHRELPIRADYVGKNIPTSSSEKIVVELNEVDGQDEVNIYEN, from the coding sequence ATGTCGCAAAAGGCATTAGTCCTTGATGACCAAGCAATTAGAAGAGCATTAACGAGAGTTGCACACGAAATCATTGAAAAGAATAAAGGGATTGAAAACTGTGTTTTGGTCGGTATCCGCACTAGAGGTATTTATATTGCAAACCGCCTTGCAGAAAAAATCTCGCAAATTGAAGGCAAAAGCATTACGGTAGGAGAATTGGATATTACTTTATACCGCGATGATTTAAGCAAAAAAACGGAAAATCAAGAGCCGCTCGTAAAAGGTTCAGATATCCCAACAAGCATTGAGGATCTAAAGGTAATCCTTGTCGATGATGTTCTGTACACAGGAAGAACAGTTCGTGCAGCAATGGATGCCCTTATGGATGTAGGCAGACCTGCTTCAATACAGCTTGCTGTCCTTGTAGACAGAGGACATAGGGAGCTTCCGATTCGCGCTGATTATGTCGGCAAAAACATTCCGACATCCAGTTCAGAGAAAATTGTTGTAGAGCTCAATGAAGTGGATGGACAAGACGAAGTAAATATATACGAAAATTAA